One genomic segment of Methanothermobacter wolfeii includes these proteins:
- a CDS encoding proteasome-activating nucleotidase — MENNSQNVMKKIEDLKKEIRMLKEENSKTKRNLMWKIRKLEKDKLLIENEKTRLDREVKSLRGEIERFRTPPLVIATITEVLDDHRVAVKSSTGPHFVINYSRFIDRKQLEPGARVALNQQTFSIVDVLPSEKDPVVTGMEVEEKPEVSYDQIGGLEEQVREVKETVELPLKKPELFEKIGIEPPKGVLLYGPPGTGKTLLAKAVAHETNATFIKIVASEFVRKYIGEGARLVRGVFELAKEKAPSIIFIDEIDAVAAKRLKSSTSGDREVQRTLMQLLAELDGFESRGNVGIVAATNRPDILDPALLRPGRFDRFIEVPLPNEDARREILKIHTSGMALAEEVDIELLSRITDGASGADLKAICTEAGMFAIREERDEVTMADFMDAVDKIMGVEKEEEYKQETGVMFG, encoded by the coding sequence ATGGAAAATAACTCCCAGAATGTAATGAAAAAGATTGAAGACCTCAAAAAAGAAATTAGAATGCTTAAAGAGGAAAATTCCAAGACAAAAAGGAATCTGATGTGGAAAATCAGAAAACTTGAGAAGGATAAACTTTTAATTGAAAATGAGAAGACAAGGCTTGACAGGGAAGTTAAATCCCTGCGTGGTGAGATAGAAAGGTTCAGGACACCACCACTGGTCATAGCCACAATCACAGAAGTACTTGATGATCACAGGGTCGCAGTAAAGAGCAGTACCGGCCCCCACTTTGTAATAAATTATTCAAGATTCATTGACAGAAAACAGCTCGAGCCAGGTGCAAGGGTTGCATTAAACCAGCAGACCTTCAGCATAGTTGATGTGCTGCCATCAGAGAAGGACCCTGTTGTAACTGGCATGGAAGTTGAAGAAAAACCAGAAGTCTCCTACGATCAGATAGGCGGCCTTGAAGAGCAGGTCAGGGAAGTCAAGGAGACGGTGGAGCTTCCACTTAAAAAACCAGAACTCTTCGAGAAGATAGGTATAGAGCCACCTAAAGGCGTGCTTCTCTACGGCCCGCCGGGTACGGGTAAAACACTCCTTGCAAAGGCGGTTGCACATGAAACCAACGCCACATTCATAAAGATAGTTGCATCTGAATTCGTGAGGAAATACATCGGTGAAGGTGCAAGACTCGTCAGGGGAGTCTTTGAACTTGCAAAGGAGAAGGCTCCGAGCATCATATTCATAGATGAGATTGATGCAGTGGCAGCTAAGAGGCTTAAGAGTTCAACAAGTGGCGACAGGGAGGTTCAGAGGACCCTCATGCAGCTCCTTGCAGAGCTTGACGGGTTTGAGTCAAGGGGTAACGTCGGTATTGTCGCTGCAACCAACAGACCTGACATCCTTGACCCTGCCCTCCTGAGACCTGGAAGGTTTGATAGGTTCATAGAGGTCCCGCTTCCAAATGAGGATGCCAGGAGGGAGATCCTCAAGATACACACATCTGGGATGGCCCTTGCAGAGGAGGTCGACATAGAACTCCTTTCAAGGATCACTGACGGAGCATCAGGCGCTGACCTCAAGGCGATATGTACCGAGGCAGGTATGTTTGCAATAAGGGAGGAGCGCGATGAGGTCACAATGGCCGACTTCATGGACGCCGTTGACAAGATAATGGGTGTTGAGAAGGAAGAGGAATA
- a CDS encoding multiprotein bridging factor aMBF1 → MRCEICGKRIVGKPIKTKIDSSVMDVCKECSRFGKVQREPRKPRKSPVKRRPARSRGPEPIYEVVEDYGKIIRAERESRGWSREDLAERINEKVSVINRIESERMEPDIKLAKKLERLLNIQLLEKFEGDETDKIEAGGFRGATIGDIARIKRS, encoded by the coding sequence ATGAGATGCGAGATTTGCGGTAAAAGAATTGTTGGAAAACCTATAAAGACAAAAATCGATAGCTCAGTTATGGATGTCTGCAAGGAATGCTCAAGGTTCGGTAAAGTCCAGAGAGAACCACGTAAACCCAGAAAGAGTCCTGTGAAAAGAAGACCCGCACGTTCAAGAGGACCTGAACCCATCTATGAAGTTGTTGAGGATTATGGGAAGATCATAAGGGCAGAGCGTGAGTCAAGGGGATGGTCAAGGGAGGATCTCGCAGAAAGGATAAATGAAAAGGTATCCGTTATAAACAGGATCGAATCCGAGAGGATGGAACCTGATATTAAACTCGCAAAGAAACTTGAAAGGCTCCTTAATATCCAGTTACTTGAGAAGTTCGAAGGGGATGAAACCGATAAAATTGAGGCTGGAGGCTTCAGGGGAGCCACCATAGGTGATATTGCCAGGATAAAGAGGAGCTGA
- a CDS encoding DUF356 domain-containing protein yields the protein MSLIIIRADSNEKILNAIADLERHGGLKVIGKPRLMRRELADRLASSILGGPLRSRASAAAVVEVEEDDTESIMAVRRIHPPAHLIVVSSEYDEYGELRDIFRNLRVMRGYYSHKG from the coding sequence ATGTCTCTTATAATCATAAGGGCTGACAGCAATGAGAAGATCCTCAACGCCATAGCTGACCTTGAACGTCATGGCGGACTCAAGGTCATCGGAAAACCCCGCCTGATGCGGAGGGAGCTGGCTGACAGGCTGGCATCCTCCATACTTGGAGGTCCGTTAAGGAGCAGGGCCTCTGCCGCTGCAGTTGTGGAGGTTGAGGAGGATGATACAGAGAGTATAATGGCCGTCAGGAGGATACATCCCCCGGCGCATCTGATCGTTGTAAGCAGTGAGTACGATGAGTACGGTGAGCTCAGGGATATATTCAGAAACCTCAGGGTTATGAGGGGGTATTATTCCCATAAGGGGTAG
- a CDS encoding Mur ligase family protein — MRLGELAEKVSGKLIGDDAEFRGRFTTLGGAREGDVVIRHWIDDKGVKIASEKGVSAIITQYPRGEASELHEVPLILVDRIEVANAFALSWSVKNFAPSSRRVIVTGTNGKSTTTHMITHILRESGRSAYTNTDSRSEFNTLIDPVVSQQISESGSPEFLIIEVSEVQGWLGRVMRDHAYMMASAVEPEMAVITNVAMDHIGLVDSLDDVFREVSGAVRALKEGVAVLNADDPRVREMADINPHARAVFYGSGTEVRYDEGIYCGDELLVSPHELPLRGEHFIQNTLAAVAACRGLRLSLDDIRDGVRTYRPLKRRFSVLMEKPLVIDDFAHNPDGIRSTVRSALKTLKGRLWVVNAIRGSRGEEINLLNAGALAESLKGAGAELIVTASSDLVDRQNTVLENERRAFLGVLEDNGIEYKYIETLRESLKTVLDAASPSDTVLLLGAQGMDPASKVLKEIMGNS, encoded by the coding sequence ATGCGTCTTGGGGAACTTGCAGAGAAGGTTTCAGGGAAACTCATAGGGGATGACGCCGAGTTCAGGGGTAGGTTCACCACCCTTGGAGGCGCCAGAGAGGGGGACGTGGTCATAAGGCACTGGATTGACGATAAAGGAGTTAAAATTGCCTCAGAGAAGGGAGTCTCTGCAATAATAACCCAGTACCCCAGGGGAGAGGCTTCTGAACTCCATGAAGTCCCTTTGATACTCGTGGACCGTATTGAAGTTGCCAATGCCTTCGCCCTCTCCTGGTCTGTGAAGAACTTTGCACCTTCATCACGCAGAGTGATCGTAACGGGTACCAACGGTAAATCAACAACCACCCACATGATCACCCATATACTGAGAGAATCCGGGAGATCCGCCTACACAAACACGGATTCAAGATCAGAATTCAACACCCTCATAGACCCCGTGGTTTCACAGCAGATATCCGAATCAGGAAGCCCTGAATTCCTCATAATAGAGGTTTCAGAGGTCCAGGGATGGCTTGGAAGGGTTATGAGGGACCATGCATACATGATGGCCTCTGCAGTTGAACCCGAGATGGCGGTCATCACCAACGTTGCAATGGACCATATAGGACTCGTTGACTCTCTGGATGATGTTTTCAGGGAGGTATCAGGAGCTGTTAGGGCCCTGAAGGAGGGAGTGGCTGTTCTGAACGCCGATGATCCAAGGGTCCGGGAGATGGCGGACATCAACCCCCACGCCAGGGCCGTGTTCTATGGTTCGGGCACGGAGGTGAGGTACGATGAAGGTATCTACTGCGGGGATGAACTACTGGTGTCTCCCCATGAACTCCCCCTAAGGGGTGAGCACTTCATACAGAACACCCTGGCAGCGGTTGCAGCATGCAGGGGACTCCGGTTATCCCTTGATGATATCAGGGATGGTGTAAGGACCTACAGGCCGCTTAAGAGGAGGTTCTCGGTTCTGATGGAGAAACCACTTGTCATCGATGACTTCGCCCACAACCCGGATGGTATAAGGTCAACGGTAAGGAGCGCCCTGAAAACCCTGAAGGGGAGGCTCTGGGTTGTTAATGCCATAAGGGGGTCGAGGGGTGAGGAGATCAACCTCCTGAATGCAGGGGCCCTTGCAGAGTCATTGAAGGGTGCCGGGGCAGAGCTCATAGTAACCGCAAGCAGCGACCTTGTGGACAGGCAGAACACGGTGCTTGAAAATGAGAGGAGGGCTTTCCTGGGCGTCCTTGAGGATAACGGAATAGAATACAAGTATATTGAAACACTCAGGGAATCCCTCAAAACGGTTCTTGATGCAGCATCACCGTCTGACACGGTACTTCTCCTTGGAGCCCAGGGTATGGACCCGGCATCCAAGGTTCTGAAGGAAATAATGGGAAATTCATGA
- a CDS encoding glycosyltransferase family 4 protein, protein MKTELMVLIVSAVASAFFTLFIRNVLRSAGIGDKPIVTEHSHKAGTPTMGGLGMLMGLLLAAILYRGNQYLVITAFIMLTAAIIGLLDDLLGLKVKEFQKIVRNVSKKPVEIGQLVLGPGEEARAATRKARSDLKALLSEGLVEVVGEAPIKNEVSEGEKILAQLMIALFLVISGTITELGGFYLGIAAVPFIIGGIVGAINAVNLIDGMDGMAAGIILIASASCAAFIGISGGSAGTVPFMVLAGISLGFLVFNRYPASIFMGDTGSFALGAGYATAVMLTDTVYFGVLALSVPIVSVIVSLLHRAGVIRLPVEPLHHTLHYRGMSEKKIVLLYWLITLCVCALGLYFHGAFPA, encoded by the coding sequence ATGAAGACGGAGTTAATGGTACTCATTGTAAGCGCCGTTGCATCGGCCTTTTTCACGCTTTTCATACGGAATGTTCTGAGGAGTGCAGGTATAGGGGATAAGCCCATCGTCACTGAACACAGCCACAAGGCAGGCACACCCACAATGGGTGGACTTGGAATGCTCATGGGACTTCTCCTTGCAGCCATATTATACCGCGGAAACCAGTACCTGGTCATAACAGCATTCATAATGCTCACGGCAGCAATAATCGGCCTCCTCGACGACCTCCTGGGACTGAAGGTTAAGGAGTTCCAGAAGATCGTCAGGAACGTTTCAAAGAAACCCGTGGAGATAGGGCAGCTTGTTCTTGGACCTGGAGAGGAGGCGAGGGCCGCCACCAGGAAGGCAAGGTCAGATCTTAAGGCGCTGCTCTCAGAGGGCCTCGTGGAGGTTGTTGGGGAGGCACCCATAAAGAATGAGGTCAGTGAGGGTGAGAAGATACTGGCCCAGTTAATGATAGCACTCTTCCTGGTCATCTCAGGCACCATTACAGAGCTTGGAGGGTTCTACCTGGGCATTGCCGCTGTTCCCTTCATCATAGGGGGTATTGTGGGGGCCATAAACGCGGTTAACCTCATCGATGGCATGGATGGAATGGCTGCAGGCATCATACTCATTGCATCAGCATCATGCGCAGCATTCATTGGGATTTCAGGGGGCTCCGCCGGGACGGTTCCCTTCATGGTCCTTGCAGGCATATCACTGGGATTCCTTGTATTCAACAGGTACCCTGCAAGCATATTCATGGGTGACACTGGTTCATTTGCACTGGGGGCAGGATACGCCACCGCAGTCATGCTGACAGACACGGTATACTTTGGTGTTCTTGCACTGTCAGTCCCCATAGTCTCGGTAATCGTGAGCCTCCTTCACAGGGCAGGGGTAATAAGGCTTCCGGTTGAACCGCTCCACCACACACTCCACTACAGGGGGATGTCCGAGAAGAAAATCGTCCTCCTCTACTGGCTCATAACCCTCTGTGTATGTGCACTGGGCCTTTACTTCCATGGAGCGTTCCCTGCATGA
- a CDS encoding ATP-grasp domain-containing protein, with protein sequence MKILFIGSRLFNDVAGYASGMGVTTILSESNPRAPNLELADEFFILPRGMEAPMELAIHEDVDAVIPLIGVDGPLREVAWMKQELEGEYGIPVVASGPEAASISTDKLKTKEFFTENDIRTPEYRFISSPHVKALPAVLKQREGQGGSDIRIISSEAELEDYLRVHGSAIMEEYIQGHEISVEVLRWKGRSLPLVAVDKGLTSTEGIHPLRKIKRAPAAIRGFDNSAALEMACRITDLLGAEGNTDVDMILSDDGELHAIEVNTRPNGTRYISGAATGINPMHSLVDMAIGNWAPERLERKAYHAVEIPLGSPDTERVSRILGDASWTLHGPENHRRITVWDRRPERLEEVVEELRVIS encoded by the coding sequence ATGAAGATCCTCTTTATCGGTTCAAGGCTGTTCAATGATGTTGCCGGCTACGCATCAGGGATGGGTGTCACGACCATACTTTCAGAGTCAAATCCCAGGGCACCGAACCTGGAACTTGCAGATGAATTTTTCATACTCCCCAGGGGAATGGAGGCCCCCATGGAACTTGCAATCCATGAGGATGTTGATGCGGTCATCCCCCTCATCGGGGTTGACGGCCCCCTCAGGGAGGTTGCCTGGATGAAACAGGAACTTGAGGGTGAATACGGGATCCCTGTGGTGGCATCGGGTCCAGAGGCAGCCTCCATATCAACAGATAAACTGAAAACCAAGGAATTCTTCACAGAGAATGATATAAGGACCCCTGAATACAGGTTCATATCATCCCCCCATGTGAAGGCTTTACCTGCAGTCCTGAAACAGAGGGAGGGCCAGGGAGGATCGGATATAAGGATAATAAGCAGTGAAGCGGAACTTGAGGACTACCTCAGGGTCCATGGATCTGCAATCATGGAGGAATACATACAGGGCCATGAAATCTCTGTGGAGGTGCTCCGCTGGAAAGGCAGGTCCCTCCCCCTGGTGGCCGTGGACAAGGGACTGACAAGCACTGAGGGAATACATCCCCTCAGGAAGATAAAGAGGGCCCCTGCAGCCATCAGGGGATTTGATAATTCAGCCGCCCTTGAAATGGCCTGCAGGATAACCGACCTCTTGGGTGCAGAGGGGAACACGGATGTTGACATGATACTCTCAGACGACGGTGAACTCCATGCAATAGAGGTCAACACAAGGCCCAACGGTACAAGGTACATTTCAGGGGCTGCAACAGGGATAAACCCGATGCACAGCCTTGTTGACATGGCCATTGGCAACTGGGCCCCTGAAAGGCTGGAGAGGAAGGCCTACCATGCCGTGGAGATACCTCTGGGCAGCCCTGACACAGAACGCGTATCCAGGATCCTGGGGGATGCTTCATGGACACTCCATGGCCCTGAAAATCACAGAAGGATAACAGTATGGGATAGGAGACCGGAGAGACTTGAAGAGGTTGTTGAAGAACTCAGGGTGATATCATGA
- the hycI gene encoding hydrogenase maturation peptidase HycI, translated as MLKKKLDDFLTDCRRLLVLTVGNELRGDDGLGPYLASLLREPLTGMGHVLIDAGTVPENFTGSIRKEKPSHILIVDAVQMEAEPGTSGFIERERISEYSISTHAMPISFLVKYLEEQGDYRIALIGIQPENLEFGRGLSPRVEGAVHELASLILKALES; from the coding sequence ATGTTAAAGAAGAAGCTTGATGATTTCCTCACAGACTGCAGAAGGCTCCTTGTACTTACAGTCGGGAATGAACTGAGGGGAGACGATGGTCTCGGACCCTACCTCGCATCCCTCCTCAGGGAGCCCCTCACAGGGATGGGCCATGTACTCATAGATGCAGGCACCGTCCCTGAAAACTTCACAGGGAGCATAAGGAAGGAGAAACCCAGCCACATCCTCATCGTCGACGCGGTTCAGATGGAGGCTGAACCAGGAACATCAGGCTTCATTGAAAGGGAACGTATCTCAGAGTACAGCATCTCAACCCATGCCATGCCCATCTCATTCCTTGTAAAGTACCTTGAGGAGCAGGGAGATTACAGGATAGCCCTCATAGGAATACAGCCAGAGAACCTTGAATTCGGGAGGGGACTATCCCCACGGGTTGAAGGAGCCGTCCATGAGCTCGCATCCCTAATCCTGAAGGCCCTCGAATCATAA
- a CDS encoding methyltransferase domain-containing protein yields MRFRVTPYHHNLLMDHQRLSAFYEAISSSARGVTYDLGAGSGVLSYFAAGVSEKVIAVEKDPKIAACASENLSHLENVRVVNQDALEFEFTEPADTIICEMLDTALIDEEQVPVLQRAMDFLKPDGRVIPLGILNAAEPVLMNSDNIIYDERGSDSRSAGPLRVYSRVNFKGNLDDRFRGRLKLRATGPFNGIRITTFTILQDDIICGPTPMMNPPLMIPLGSAEEPGEAEIELSYRMGGGLGSIRAEVL; encoded by the coding sequence ATGAGATTCAGGGTCACACCCTACCATCATAACCTTCTAATGGACCACCAGCGCCTCTCAGCCTTTTATGAAGCAATATCCTCCAGTGCACGGGGAGTGACATATGACCTTGGCGCTGGAAGCGGGGTCCTTTCATACTTTGCAGCGGGAGTCTCGGAGAAGGTCATAGCGGTTGAAAAGGATCCGAAGATAGCAGCCTGTGCATCAGAGAACCTCTCCCATCTTGAGAATGTCAGGGTTGTCAACCAGGACGCCCTGGAATTTGAGTTCACCGAACCTGCAGATACCATAATCTGTGAGATGCTTGACACGGCACTCATAGATGAAGAACAGGTGCCGGTCCTTCAGAGGGCCATGGATTTCCTTAAACCTGACGGTAGGGTTATACCATTAGGGATCCTAAATGCAGCTGAACCCGTCCTGATGAATTCTGATAACATAATCTATGATGAGCGGGGATCTGATTCCAGGTCTGCTGGTCCACTGAGGGTCTACAGCCGTGTTAACTTTAAGGGGAACCTGGATGACAGGTTCAGGGGACGGTTGAAGCTCAGGGCAACAGGACCCTTCAACGGTATCAGGATAACAACCTTCACCATCCTCCAGGATGATATAATCTGCGGACCAACACCCATGATGAACCCACCCCTCATGATACCCCTGGGTTCGGCTGAAGAACCTGGAGAGGCTGAAATAGAACTCTCATACAGGATGGGCGGGGGTCTAGGTTCCATCAGGGCCGAGGTCCTCTGA
- the nikR gene encoding nickel-responsive transcriptional regulator NikR, with amino-acid sequence MMRISMSLPKKLLNEFDEVLRDRGYQSRSKGIRDALKDYIVRYQWMNEMEGERIGIIAVIYDHHYTGVMEDLADIQHDYREYINAVMHVHMTEKHCLEVIVVKGDVAKIRELTEKMMRLKGVEHVRLTSTSTEQKIEHEH; translated from the coding sequence ATGATGAGAATAAGCATGTCTCTACCAAAGAAGTTGCTGAACGAGTTTGATGAGGTTCTAAGGGACCGCGGATACCAGTCAAGGTCAAAGGGTATAAGGGACGCCCTTAAAGACTACATCGTCAGGTATCAGTGGATGAATGAAATGGAAGGAGAAAGGATAGGTATCATTGCAGTCATCTATGACCACCACTACACGGGGGTCATGGAGGACCTTGCAGACATACAGCACGACTACCGGGAATACATCAACGCAGTCATGCACGTCCACATGACCGAGAAGCACTGCCTTGAAGTCATCGTGGTCAAGGGTGATGTTGCAAAGATCAGGGAACTCACAGAAAAGATGATGAGGCTCAAGGGCGTAGAACACGTGAGGCTCACCAGCACATCAACAGAACAGAAGATAGAACACGAGCACTAG
- a CDS encoding CBS domain-containing protein, with the protein MKIKEAMNPEVITISLHTRPLEAFEKMYKHGVRRLFVLDDEGNPAGVVSYTDLIGVLGSIKPDSEHPERDLKVRDIMVDEVITISADDNIEDAANLMLRADISGLLVMEDDKPVGVITKTDICRLVAAEILVPA; encoded by the coding sequence ATGAAGATTAAAGAAGCAATGAACCCTGAGGTTATAACGATAAGCCTCCATACAAGGCCCCTTGAAGCCTTTGAGAAGATGTACAAACATGGGGTCCGCAGACTCTTTGTCCTTGATGATGAAGGTAACCCTGCTGGTGTCGTATCCTACACTGACCTTATAGGGGTGCTTGGATCCATAAAACCTGACAGCGAACACCCTGAGAGGGACCTGAAGGTCCGGGACATAATGGTTGACGAGGTCATAACCATCTCAGCAGACGACAACATAGAGGATGCTGCAAACCTCATGCTGCGGGCGGATATTTCAGGCCTGCTGGTGATGGAAGATGATAAACCCGTGGGTGTAATAACAAAGACCGACATCTGCAGGCTGGTGGCAGCGGAGATACTCGTACCGGCATAA
- the pheS gene encoding phenylalanine--tRNA ligase subunit alpha gives MDTDRIIDQLHIYEKKVLKAFEDSDRPLKPEEIAESQEMDIKSVMSAVGALESRGFVRVIKDVQEYVSLTDDGRVYAEEGLPERRLIEVLAGEGELDVSELAERAGLDRKESGIGIGWLMRKGWAKIDDGRVSPVQEGTPGRGADEELLQILLRGPVRPDELDDRLRAAYRDLAGRKGIIDIRKVKSHTIELTPEGRRLLERGVEIVEEATQLTHEHLKTGKWRELHYRGYNVDAEYPMVYPGKIHPLRRIINEIRSIFLALGFTESRGPVVESAFWNFDCLFQPQDHAAREMQDTFYVKNPPFAQLPTDDLVGRVQSVHEDGGSTGSEGWQYEWDVDVARQSVLRTHTTCVSARFLTENRPPLKMFSVGRVFRRETITYKHLPEFHQVEGIVAGEDVNFRNLLGILREFYRKLGFRVRFRPAYFPYTYLSTECEIYLPDKKSWIELGGAGMFRPEVLEPLGVETPVAAFGLGIERLAMIRLDIRDIRQLYQSDLGWLRKLPVTGDLQL, from the coding sequence ATGGATACTGACAGGATCATTGACCAGCTACACATCTATGAAAAAAAGGTCTTGAAGGCATTTGAAGACTCAGACAGGCCATTAAAACCTGAAGAGATAGCAGAAAGTCAGGAAATGGATATAAAATCTGTTATGAGTGCAGTGGGGGCCCTTGAATCGCGTGGATTTGTGAGGGTCATCAAGGATGTCCAGGAATACGTATCACTCACCGATGATGGGCGGGTCTATGCAGAGGAGGGCCTTCCCGAGAGAAGACTCATTGAGGTTCTTGCAGGGGAGGGTGAGCTTGATGTGTCAGAGCTTGCTGAAAGGGCGGGCCTTGACAGAAAGGAGTCAGGGATTGGTATTGGCTGGCTCATGAGGAAGGGGTGGGCAAAGATAGATGATGGCAGGGTTTCCCCGGTCCAGGAAGGGACCCCAGGGAGGGGTGCTGATGAGGAGCTCCTCCAGATTCTCCTCAGGGGGCCGGTAAGACCCGATGAACTTGATGACAGATTAAGGGCGGCCTACAGGGACCTTGCAGGAAGGAAGGGGATAATTGATATCCGGAAGGTCAAAAGTCACACCATAGAACTCACACCCGAGGGCAGGAGGCTCCTTGAGAGGGGTGTTGAGATTGTTGAAGAGGCAACACAGCTCACCCATGAGCACCTGAAGACAGGGAAATGGAGGGAACTCCACTACAGGGGATATAACGTTGATGCAGAGTATCCTATGGTCTATCCGGGCAAGATACATCCCCTGAGGCGTATAATCAATGAGATCAGGTCAATATTCCTGGCCCTTGGATTCACGGAGTCACGCGGACCCGTGGTTGAATCCGCCTTCTGGAACTTTGACTGTCTCTTCCAGCCCCAGGACCATGCTGCAAGGGAGATGCAGGACACCTTCTATGTGAAGAACCCACCATTCGCCCAGCTCCCCACTGATGACCTTGTAGGGAGGGTTCAGAGCGTCCATGAGGATGGTGGATCAACCGGTTCCGAGGGATGGCAGTATGAATGGGACGTTGACGTTGCAAGGCAGAGCGTCCTCAGGACCCACACAACATGCGTATCTGCAAGGTTCCTCACTGAAAACAGGCCGCCCCTCAAGATGTTCTCTGTGGGAAGGGTCTTCAGGAGGGAGACCATAACCTACAAGCACCTGCCAGAGTTCCACCAGGTTGAGGGAATCGTTGCAGGTGAGGATGTGAACTTCAGGAACCTCCTGGGCATCCTGCGAGAGTTCTACAGAAAACTTGGATTCAGGGTGAGGTTCAGGCCGGCTTACTTCCCCTACACTTACCTCTCCACTGAATGTGAGATCTACCTGCCTGATAAGAAGAGCTGGATAGAACTCGGCGGAGCAGGAATGTTCAGACCCGAGGTGCTGGAACCCCTGGGGGTTGAAACACCTGTGGCTGCCTTTGGCCTAGGCATAGAGAGGCTTGCAATGATAAGGCTGGACATAAGGGATATAAGGCAGCTATATCAGAGCGACCTTGGATGGCTGAGGAAACTCCCGGTCACAGGGGATCTCCAGCTATAA
- a CDS encoding triphosphoribosyl-dephospho-CoA synthase produces the protein MDPLYVSRIAQLAAVLEVSGYPKPGNVHRTRDFDDMVFEDFLVSGVIIGDTMRLAAERGEDLSDLTDLSVAGIGELILRAVEETRSWVSTNTNLGIVMLLTPLSVAAGMVDDRDLQGLREHVNRIILQTTSEDAVNLYRAISIADAGGMGEHETLDVNDPESQERILKEGITLFDTLKMSAPWDLIARELTSSMPVTFNVGFPVFRETVGEYGMNLAVVQTFMTILSRFPDTLIARKYGEDVAEEVREEASDIVERGGALTDAGLRRVERFDRKLHKNGWNPGTTADLTASSLMVGLLDYYSDQ, from the coding sequence ATGGACCCCCTCTATGTTTCAAGGATCGCCCAGCTTGCAGCTGTACTGGAGGTGAGCGGATACCCCAAGCCCGGAAACGTCCACAGGACCCGTGACTTTGATGACATGGTCTTCGAGGACTTCCTTGTAAGCGGGGTAATCATTGGGGATACCATGAGACTTGCAGCAGAGAGGGGTGAGGACCTCAGTGACCTAACAGACCTTTCAGTGGCAGGCATTGGAGAGCTGATACTCAGGGCTGTTGAGGAGACCCGCAGCTGGGTTTCCACCAACACGAACCTGGGTATAGTCATGCTGCTCACACCGCTCTCTGTCGCCGCAGGAATGGTTGATGACAGGGACCTCCAGGGTTTAAGGGAACACGTTAACAGGATAATCCTCCAGACCACCTCTGAAGACGCTGTTAACCTCTACAGGGCCATTTCAATTGCAGACGCCGGTGGCATGGGTGAACATGAGACCCTTGACGTCAATGACCCGGAGTCACAGGAGAGGATACTTAAGGAGGGGATAACCCTCTTTGACACCCTGAAGATGTCGGCCCCATGGGACCTCATCGCAAGGGAATTAACATCCTCCATGCCCGTAACATTTAATGTAGGGTTCCCTGTATTCAGGGAAACAGTAGGGGAGTATGGGATGAACCTGGCCGTTGTCCAGACATTCATGACCATACTCTCAAGGTTCCCTGACACGCTCATAGCAAGAAAGTACGGTGAGGATGTTGCAGAGGAGGTCAGGGAGGAGGCCTCTGATATTGTTGAAAGGGGAGGCGCTCTTACAGATGCAGGCCTCAGGAGGGTTGAAAGGTTTGACAGGAAGCTCCACAAGAACGGCTGGAACCCGGGGACAACAGCCGATTTAACGGCATCATCCCTGATGGTGGGGCTGCTTGACTATTATTCGGATCAGTGA